In a single window of the Candidatus Poribacteria bacterium genome:
- a CDS encoding sigma-70 family RNA polymerase sigma factor — protein sequence MIENEVQLIQKVLSGDDEAFGVLVEKYRKGVHALVWRKIGDFHYAEEITQDVFLQVYKKLGTLKNPNQFAGWLYVIVNRLCINWLNRHKPTTQSLEATSIKEIEEFSYACYVSEQRETEALEHRDAIVRKLLEKLPESERTVVTLYYLGEMTTKEIGKFLGVSVNTIKSRLRRARKRLLDDQEFLVKKILGGVQLSENLTSHIMRQIADLKPTPPPVAKPMLPWVAFGTAILLFALLLGASHPYLTRFQHPYSFEAESEPTIEIIDVAVTLNIDSKPNVRNQIGSAVSPGKSNRAGLQFPDAHLTTAMEADVPAKFSTAQWAQASGPQGTPIFDTFAASDGTLYVNTQTGIYRSTANAPIWTRINTDIPTPGGYMSMAEHNGILYIVSADEIFASSNNGETWNILCLRPKGRRLVGLIVADAPQITGSRTGITMYLAFRDKGLFRFTDAGTQWDSLNDGLSGKRIHAVAEIGNTVFAGTNAGLYRLNAERWEQVPVETFKTPQSFEDKTLANTASGFYLPNAERWEQVPMPFSNAIHFLKVFENNLYVGVGSANSVWHSTEMKARISANPNAHHSSIFHSDDLGESWTEITPKGGSLFFTGSGMEFWVAGETLIAQGTEQFRSTDAGKTWTKLGVNTRALTGPNSRHIGVNGKIFYVVGTNGIYRTIDAGESWHPFMDGIIGTSIGSLVAFNNQLYAYTYPDIVQSTDAGESWKSILMDSKSTGKKQSPAKFSSNSNLVVAEGTLYGIADEDENLRIYRLSTDTNVFVPIQGIPAFYKEMLSTELWKSVAEAKLSLPDETRMDPNLVKALRGTVTQAITGGFAMSNGTFYTEYQRVLFKWKPGDSEWINTGLIDLAEQSRPTSWRRGFRLAVSGKAVYVGKRDGKLFQSLDEGNSWRDITSILPLRFTYFKEIVFAGSTIYVATDEGVLASQNGEHWRVLTDEIGVRPVIDRLTVHHTNVYGAGDAGVYRLDDHRRWHQISSSVPDNVSSLVVSNDKLYIATQQGKMFHIPLEKPQ from the coding sequence ATGATAGAAAACGAGGTCCAACTAATTCAAAAAGTTCTATCAGGCGACGATGAGGCATTTGGTGTCTTGGTCGAAAAATATCGAAAGGGTGTTCATGCACTCGTATGGCGGAAGATTGGTGATTTTCACTATGCTGAAGAAATTACGCAAGACGTTTTCCTCCAAGTATACAAGAAACTTGGGACCCTCAAAAACCCCAATCAGTTTGCCGGATGGCTGTATGTCATTGTAAATCGACTTTGCATTAATTGGCTCAACAGACACAAGCCTACGACGCAATCACTCGAGGCAACAAGTATAAAAGAGATAGAGGAATTTTCTTATGCCTGTTATGTTTCCGAGCAACGCGAAACAGAAGCCCTTGAGCATCGGGATGCAATCGTTAGAAAATTGCTGGAGAAACTCCCGGAGAGCGAACGCACAGTGGTGACGCTCTACTATCTCGGCGAGATGACAACAAAGGAGATCGGCAAATTCCTGGGTGTATCCGTGAACACAATTAAGAGCCGACTCCGCCGGGCGCGGAAACGCTTGCTGGATGACCAAGAATTCTTAGTTAAAAAAATTCTCGGCGGTGTACAGTTATCGGAAAATCTAACAAGCCATATCATGCGACAGATCGCCGACCTGAAACCGACACCACCCCCGGTTGCGAAACCCATGCTCCCGTGGGTTGCTTTTGGCACTGCCATCCTTCTGTTCGCTCTGCTGTTAGGCGCAAGTCATCCCTACCTCACCCGTTTTCAACACCCGTATAGTTTCGAGGCAGAATCCGAGCCGACCATTGAAATCATTGATGTGGCTGTTACGCTTAATATTGATTCAAAACCGAATGTCCGGAATCAGATTGGAAGTGCCGTGTCCCCGGGTAAAAGCAATAGGGCGGGTTTACAGTTTCCTGACGCGCATTTGACAACCGCTATGGAAGCGGATGTCCCCGCTAAATTCTCTACAGCGCAGTGGGCACAGGCAAGCGGGCCCCAAGGAACCCCAATCTTTGACACCTTTGCTGCGTCTGATGGCACACTCTATGTCAATACACAAACGGGCATCTACAGATCGACAGCGAATGCTCCTATTTGGACGCGCATCAACACAGATATCCCAACGCCTGGGGGCTATATGTCTATGGCAGAGCATAATGGCATTCTCTATATCGTCTCTGCTGATGAAATTTTCGCTTCGAGCAATAATGGCGAGACATGGAACATTCTTTGTCTTCGGCCAAAGGGACGTCGTCTTGTTGGACTGATAGTCGCCGATGCACCGCAAATCACCGGTTCGCGAACAGGCATTACAATGTATCTTGCGTTTCGAGATAAAGGCCTCTTCCGATTTACGGATGCCGGCACACAATGGGACTCGCTTAACGACGGGTTGTCAGGCAAACGTATTCACGCAGTGGCGGAAATCGGAAACACCGTATTTGCTGGCACAAACGCCGGACTCTACCGTCTCAACGCAGAACGGTGGGAACAGGTGCCAGTGGAAACCTTCAAAACTCCACAATCTTTTGAAGACAAGACACTTGCTAACACAGCCAGCGGGTTCTATCTCCCCAACGCAGAACGGTGGGAACAGGTGCCGATGCCATTCTCCAATGCTATCCATTTTCTGAAGGTCTTTGAAAACAACCTCTATGTTGGAGTGGGTTCGGCTAACTCTGTATGGCACTCAACTGAAATGAAAGCGCGGATCAGCGCGAATCCAAACGCTCACCACAGTTCGATTTTTCACTCAGATGACTTGGGTGAATCATGGACGGAGATAACACCTAAAGGTGGATCCCTCTTTTTTACTGGATCTGGTATGGAGTTTTGGGTAGCTGGTGAGACGCTTATCGCACAGGGTACTGAGCAATTCCGTTCAACGGATGCGGGGAAAACGTGGACCAAACTTGGCGTTAACACGCGCGCCTTGACGGGTCCTAATTCGCGACATATAGGTGTGAACGGAAAAATTTTTTATGTCGTTGGCACGAACGGGATTTATCGAACAATTGACGCTGGTGAATCGTGGCACCCATTTATGGATGGGATCATAGGGACGAGCATAGGAAGTTTGGTGGCATTCAACAACCAACTTTATGCGTATACCTACCCCGACATTGTCCAATCCACCGATGCCGGGGAATCGTGGAAAAGCATTCTGATGGATTCCAAATCGACAGGGAAAAAACAGTCTCCCGCTAAATTCTCCTCTAATTCAAACTTGGTGGTCGCAGAAGGAACCCTTTATGGGATCGCGGATGAAGACGAGAATCTGCGTATCTACCGGTTATCTACGGATACCAATGTATTTGTTCCAATTCAAGGAATACCTGCTTTTTACAAAGAAATGCTGTCCACCGAATTGTGGAAATCTGTTGCAGAGGCAAAACTCTCGTTACCTGATGAAACGAGAATGGATCCTAACTTGGTAAAGGCATTGCGCGGTACTGTAACCCAAGCGATAACCGGTGGATTCGCAATGAGTAATGGGACGTTCTATACAGAATACCAGCGAGTGCTTTTCAAATGGAAACCCGGCGATTCAGAATGGATAAATACGGGATTGATAGACCTCGCCGAACAGTCAAGACCCACGTCTTGGAGAAGAGGGTTCAGATTGGCGGTTTCAGGGAAGGCTGTCTACGTGGGAAAACGGGATGGCAAGTTGTTTCAATCACTTGACGAAGGGAATAGTTGGAGAGACATCACATCAATCCTTCCGCTCCGCTTTACCTACTTCAAAGAGATAGTTTTTGCGGGATCAACGATCTACGTCGCAACGGACGAAGGCGTTTTGGCTTCACAGAACGGCGAACACTGGCGCGTGCTCACCGATGAAATAGGTGTCCGTCCCGTTATAGATAGACTCACTGTCCATCATACCAACGTTTATGGTGCCGGTGATGCCGGGGTCTATCGTTTAGATGACCATAGAAGATGGCATCAGATTTCCTCAAGTGTTCCAGATAACGTGAGCTCTCTTGTGGTTAGTAATGACAAACTTTACATTGCCACCCAGCAAGGCAAAATGTTTCACATTCCCCTTGAAAAACCACAGTAG
- a CDS encoding ABC transporter permease, which yields MLITLIQKEAMHHILSARFIALLLMCVLLIPLNFHINYHRYLQRQVDYQEAAKKENNKDPAEQPWKQRKTTDPNLEVSKLILKPTPLSVFATGLESALPNSLGMTRNGIKRGEAALSTAPIAFLLGHLDFVFVVSTVFSLLALLFTFDAVAGEREAGTLRITLANALPRDIFLWSKLTGGYLVFILPFLISLSIGLLVLVWQGFPLAEPDIFPRVLCLILASLLYIAVFFAIGAVISIYFDNSKTALIVAFTLWVFAVLILPRVGFLAAQIVAPTSTTAESVYREKAARRAEMRFSLEMKRGEIMGRMIQESNSNATQGEKTTGFFRLDEEFVDKMNEEMGPLEEEARLKYRDLATQLDRRYQQERKYQDAIGINFSRITPTASFIFLATDATQTGQVKRNTYFQTGTRYYETLDTEMFSKMSEAALIQEEIPDPMPPPLLMESNLAETLQHAALDVLLLCFFAIALTTVAFLKFFRTDI from the coding sequence ATGTTAATAACCTTGATTCAGAAAGAGGCGATGCACCATATCCTGAGCGCACGGTTTATCGCGCTACTGCTGATGTGTGTTCTGCTCATCCCGCTCAACTTTCATATCAATTACCATCGTTATCTCCAACGCCAAGTTGACTATCAAGAGGCGGCCAAAAAGGAAAACAATAAGGATCCTGCGGAGCAACCTTGGAAACAGAGGAAGACGACAGACCCGAATCTTGAGGTCTCCAAACTGATACTTAAGCCGACACCTTTAAGTGTCTTTGCGACCGGTTTAGAATCCGCTCTTCCGAATTCCCTCGGAATGACACGCAATGGGATAAAACGGGGCGAAGCGGCACTGTCTACCGCGCCGATCGCCTTTCTCTTAGGGCATCTCGACTTTGTGTTCGTCGTCAGTACCGTCTTCAGTCTGCTCGCCCTACTGTTTACCTTTGATGCAGTCGCGGGCGAAAGAGAAGCAGGAACACTTCGGATAACCCTCGCCAACGCCCTGCCACGCGATATCTTTTTGTGGAGCAAACTCACCGGTGGATACCTCGTATTCATTTTACCCTTCCTAATCTCGTTAAGCATCGGTTTACTTGTGCTTGTCTGGCAGGGGTTCCCGTTGGCTGAACCCGACATCTTCCCGCGCGTCCTCTGTCTTATCCTCGCATCGTTGCTCTACATCGCTGTGTTTTTCGCGATTGGGGCAGTGATCTCGATCTATTTCGACAATTCCAAGACGGCACTCATCGTCGCCTTTACCCTTTGGGTGTTCGCCGTCCTCATCTTACCGCGGGTCGGGTTTCTTGCGGCACAAATCGTCGCACCGACTTCAACGACAGCAGAAAGCGTTTACAGGGAAAAGGCAGCGCGGCGCGCAGAAATGCGTTTCTCTCTCGAAATGAAAAGAGGCGAAATCATGGGTAGAATGATACAAGAATCTAATTCTAATGCGACGCAGGGGGAGAAAACGACCGGCTTTTTTCGGTTAGATGAAGAATTTGTCGACAAAATGAACGAGGAGATGGGCCCTCTCGAAGAGGAAGCCCGGTTAAAATACCGAGATCTCGCGACGCAACTCGACAGGCGTTATCAACAGGAAAGGAAATACCAAGATGCAATTGGCATAAACTTTTCACGAATCACACCTACGGCTTCCTTCATCTTTCTGGCGACGGATGCTACCCAAACCGGTCAGGTGAAAAGAAATACCTACTTCCAAACCGGAACCCGTTATTATGAGACACTCGATACGGAAATGTTCAGTAAAATGTCAGAGGCGGCACTTATCCAGGAAGAAATCCCGGACCCGATGCCACCCCCGCTGCTCATGGAGTCAAACTTAGCGGAAACACTCCAGCACGCCGCTTTGGACGTGCTACTGCTCTGTTTCTTCGCAATTGCGCTAACAACCGTGGCATTTCTGAAGTTCTTTCGCACAGATATTTGA
- a CDS encoding LamG domain-containing protein, with translation MRHVSLQLLLFLLILITARYTTADITEGLVVYFTFDNVKGKHIRDESGNGLDAEVIENTQFVEGKYGKAIRITRETEDCVNIPNSHKLEIDDEITMMAWVYHENWKGHSSQWFDKGVRTEDLHRAYGMAVYDEKDIGGAGWLEDGSGIGIVLGADIPQHQQMILVNNTMKDRKWHHIVGTVGDNGVKIYLDGESILHVNENVNFKGRSKEDLRIGCVKNNPQYAFEDGSIDEVVIWSRALSADEIRRTMRGPLLSVSPKDKVTTTWGDIKRKAF, from the coding sequence ATGAGACATGTATCTCTTCAACTTTTATTGTTTCTTCTGATACTTATCACAGCAAGATACACGACAGCAGATATCACTGAAGGGCTTGTTGTTTACTTCACGTTTGACAACGTTAAGGGCAAGCACATTCGTGATGAATCCGGCAACGGTCTGGATGCTGAGGTTATTGAAAATACGCAATTTGTCGAGGGTAAATATGGGAAGGCAATCCGTATCACTCGTGAGACTGAAGATTGTGTGAATATCCCAAATTCTCACAAATTGGAAATCGACGACGAAATAACGATGATGGCATGGGTGTACCACGAGAATTGGAAGGGGCATTCTTCCCAATGGTTCGATAAAGGGGTTCGTACCGAAGACCTCCATAGGGCATACGGTATGGCGGTCTACGATGAAAAGGATATTGGTGGTGCCGGATGGCTCGAGGATGGCTCCGGTATTGGAATAGTATTGGGGGCGGATATACCCCAACACCAGCAAATGATCCTGGTTAACAATACAATGAAGGATAGAAAGTGGCATCACATTGTCGGAACTGTGGGGGATAATGGCGTGAAAATCTATCTTGACGGAGAATCTATACTCCATGTAAACGAAAACGTTAACTTCAAGGGCAGAAGTAAAGAGGATTTGCGGATTGGCTGTGTGAAGAATAATCCACAGTACGCTTTTGAAGACGGTTCCATTGATGAAGTCGTGATATGGTCTCGTGCCCTCAGTGCAGATGAAATCAGAAGGACAATGCGGGGTCCCTTGCTTTCGGTTTCTCCGAAGGATAAGGTCACTACGACGTGGGGCGATATTAAGCGGAAGGCGTTTTAG